Within the Desulfatiglans sp. genome, the region CAGAAGAAGGAAACGGGTGCTGGTAAAGATCATCGGCGAGTGAAAGTATAGATGAAACTGCTTCATTTCATACCAGACAGCCCCTTCTCAGTTTATATTAAAGATACCTTTGACAGGGTTTTTCCCGACTCTAACATATACCGAACTCATACACTTAGGGGTGATTCCCCGGCTTTTCTTGAAAAAAGTCCGGATGTTGAATTTGCAGGCATCGATTACTGGACAAGCAGGAGAATGAGAGAAGAGGTCAAACAGTGCGATTGCCTGATAATCAACTCTATGAATCCTCTGTATATTGATGCAATCCTTGGGGCGCCTTCAAATGTGGTGATTTTCTGGGCAACCTGGGGAGGCGATTATTACAGGTTTTTATCTCCTTATATGACAGATATTCACCTTCCAAAGACCAGGATACTGCTTGAGGCGCGAAAAGGCAGGGAATTCATCAGGTATTGGATTAATCGCATGATGACTGCAATAAAGGATCCGTTAAAAATCAGGAGTTACCTTGGGGTTTTTCTCCCATATTTATCCTGGAGAAAAAAGCTGCCGCTTGACGTGATCCCAAGGATTGACTATTTCCATGTCCTGCCTACTGTCAGAAATTTATTTGAAATGGCGTTCCCCGGCGCGAATAAACAATACAATGAGATGTTCTTTTTTTGTGCAGAAAAAACATTTTCTGCTGGTCCCACCTCAATGAATGGTCCTGATATCCTGATAGGAAACGGGGCCACACCGGCAAATAACCATCTGGAGATTTTTGATCTGCTTGATGATCTTGATCTAGGCTCCCGGAAATTGATAGTCCCTTTAAACAGGGGAGATAAAAGGTATGCAAAAGAGATCGAAATCATCGGGAAAAGGCGATTTGGTGAAAGAATAACCATATTAAGAGATTTAATGCCTGCTTCTCAGTATTACCAGTGTATACAAAAATGTGGCACTGTGATAATGAACCATGTTCGACATGCTGCTGGAGCAACAATACCCACTGTCATGTATAAAGGCTCCAGAGTCTATCTGCGGAATGAGAATCCGCTAAAAAATTTTTATGAGAATCTAGGTGTCCCTGTTGGAAGCGTGCAGGATGATTTGGCGGAAAGAAAAAAATTCCTTAAACCTTTTTGTGACACAGAAAAGATACAAATTCATAAGGTTTTAGAGGCAAGGTGGAGTGACGCAAACGCCCTTCAATCAATAGGCAGACTTGCAGATTTCGTTAAAGAGAGACATTCTCTCTGCAGATAAGGGATAATGCCGGACAGACAATACTGAGAATAGATCACATGACAACAGAACCCTTTCCTTTTAACAGATCAGACTATTCCTTATGCTATTCAGATAACTTTGAAAAGCGAAATAACACATCCTGCCCGGTTTTTATAAGAAAAATTCCTGGAAAAGAGCTTATGGATGGCAGGCTTCCATGGCCATATGTAAAATTGAATTCAGAGGATCATAATAATTTCTATGATCAATATCAGGATCTAATTACCATTGTTGGGGTGACCAGACCCTCACCGAGGCCGCCATGGTCAGGATCAGATATCATTCAGCACAAAAACCATTTTATAATAAATCCCGCCCTGTCGAGAAAACCATTAAGCAGAAAATCGCTTTCAAACCTGCGGAAAGGCGAAAGGATATGGAAACCGTTGACGGTGAATCCAGAAAAAGATATTGATGTATTTATAACCCTTCACAGGGATGTAATATTAAGAAGAGCGCTTATCGGAAGCGCATTTGATCACCCTATATCACACTTCATAAAACTTTTTCAACTCCCCCAAATCCAGGTTTTTGGAGTTGCTAAAGGGGCTGTCTGGGGCGCTATGGCCTGCGGCCTGAATTTTAATCATGAATTGCATTTACTCCACATAGTAACTGGCAATACAGGAATAACCTCATGCGCCTCATATGCCCTGATGAATCATATAACCGAGTATTCACATCAAAACAACATTATGGTTTTCATGGGGGGCGCCCCGGAAGGAGATAATGGCGGGCTTTTACGTTTTAAGGTGCGTTGGAGCAACCATTCACTTCCAACATGGCTCCTTCGTATGGTGATAGAGCAAAAGAGATACTATCAGCTTTCTATACCCGGCAACAGGTTTTTTCCAGCATACAGGACTACATGGCTTTCTTAATCAATACCCGAAGGCCCCTATGTCCACGAGAGATTCGAGTGAGCGTATTTCAATCTGCTGGTGCTGCACATACTGATATTCCACTGGGTAGTTTGCCACATCTGTCGGCAGGCTGCCTGCGTTACCCCTTGCAAGCGAACCAGATGAAAGATGGAAATCCTGTGCACTAAAATCCAGAAATCCCGGTGTGCTTCCTTCTATGTTTCCAAGGTCAGCCACAGTGGCACCCGGATCAAGGTCTGATTCATGTGTGAGTTGCCAATCTTCCGGGAGCCAGTTATCTTCAAGCTCTGTCTGACCATTACCGCTTGTTATGGCAAGGTACCCTCCTCCCGCGGATGCATAGATAATATTGTTGAATACCAGAGCAGTAACATCAAGGGTGCTTAAACGCATGAGCGTGGTGTTACCGCTGCGTGTGGAGACAACCGTGTTGTGATAAAAATAGAGTGTGCCCCTGCGATACATATCCGTGTCACCGCCATCACCTCCATAATGCATGATCTGGCTGTTGCCTGCCCCGTCCGGTTCTATAAGCACGTTACCATATACAAAAGTCTCATCATATGCCGGGTCGTTTGCTATGTGATCATAATCAGTCTCCACAAGATCAAGCTGGCGGTTCCCTGCTTCTATCCAGTTGTACCTGATAATTGTGCCGGATGAACGATCCTTCAGGTTATTCCCAAGGCACCCTGCCCTGAGCGGGCCATAGTGATTATATTCAAACACAATACCAAGGCTTTCTGTATAGGAGTTATGCTGATAGATACTGTCCTCTATACCGTTACCATATACATAGTTGCCGCTGATCCTGACACGGGAAGATGCTGAGCCTGAAAAGAGGCCGTTTGCAGCATCATGAATCAGGCAGTCATGAACTGTTATGTCAGACCCCTCTTCAATATGGATGGCTGCCGCATTTGTGCTGTATTCCTGTGTATTGCCTGCGTCATCGGTAAACTGGTAACCCGGCCTTGCACTTCTTATGTCCAGCCCCTGAATATAGATGTGTGAAGGGACATCAGGGTTATCCGGGATGCTTGACCCGCCGATCTTGATAATACTCCTCACCTCGTTCCAGTAATCCAGTTCAGTGCGGGTTATAGCATCATCCCCGCTTATGATTGGCCTTTGATCGCCTTCAGGTATACCTAAGACCACTACCGGCGATAGAGCAGTTGCCGCTACATTGATTACCCATTTGGCCTGATAGGGCGTAGTGCGATAGTAGATGCGCACAAGGGTGGATGGTTCAAGGTTCTCCCACGGGACATCCCCTGGTTCAGCATATTGTTTACCAGGCCCAACATCATAGACATGGGTGAAGGCTGATGGGTTCCAGGTATATACAGGGGTTGCGCTATCTCCTTCATCACCGGTTTCATCTTCTTCATCCCCCTGAATGGGATCACCATTATTGATAACTGCAGGAGGGGTATCCCCGGAAGAGCCTGATCCACCATTGCAGGCATTGATTAAAAGCAACCCTGT harbors:
- a CDS encoding TDP-N-acetylfucosamine:lipid II N-acetylfucosaminyltransferase; amino-acid sequence: MKLLHFIPDSPFSVYIKDTFDRVFPDSNIYRTHTLRGDSPAFLEKSPDVEFAGIDYWTSRRMREEVKQCDCLIINSMNPLYIDAILGAPSNVVIFWATWGGDYYRFLSPYMTDIHLPKTRILLEARKGREFIRYWINRMMTAIKDPLKIRSYLGVFLPYLSWRKKLPLDVIPRIDYFHVLPTVRNLFEMAFPGANKQYNEMFFFCAEKTFSAGPTSMNGPDILIGNGATPANNHLEIFDLLDDLDLGSRKLIVPLNRGDKRYAKEIEIIGKRRFGERITILRDLMPASQYYQCIQKCGTVIMNHVRHAAGATIPTVMYKGSRVYLRNENPLKNFYENLGVPVGSVQDDLAERKKFLKPFCDTEKIQIHKVLEARWSDANALQSIGRLADFVKERHSLCR
- a CDS encoding polysaccharide-degrading enzyme gives rise to the protein MQVKNIKKRISKIWGWAECCMLPLFIITGLLLINACNGGSGSSGDTPPAVINNGDPIQGDEEDETGDEGDSATPVYTWNPSAFTHVYDVGPGKQYAEPGDVPWENLEPSTLVRIYYRTTPYQAKWVINVAATALSPVVVLGIPEGDQRPIISGDDAITRTELDYWNEVRSIIKIGGSSIPDNPDVPSHIYIQGLDIRSARPGYQFTDDAGNTQEYSTNAAAIHIEEGSDITVHDCLIHDAANGLFSGSASSRVRISGNYVYGNGIEDSIYQHNSYTESLGIVFEYNHYGPLRAGCLGNNLKDRSSGTIIRYNWIEAGNRQLDLVETDYDHIANDPAYDETFVYGNVLIEPDGAGNSQIMHYGGDGGDTDMYRRGTLYFYHNTVVSTRSGNTTLMRLSTLDVTALVFNNIIYASAGGGYLAITSGNGQTELEDNWLPEDWQLTHESDLDPGATVADLGNIEGSTPGFLDFSAQDFHLSSGSLARGNAGSLPTDVANYPVEYQYVQHQQIEIRSLESLVDIGAFGY